The following are from one region of the Etheostoma spectabile isolate EspeVRDwgs_2016 chromosome 2, UIUC_Espe_1.0, whole genome shotgun sequence genome:
- the LOC116705030 gene encoding zinc finger protein OZF isoform X1: MVSALSTVQIEAAVMGPDTAAVPKTESSEESPREVVEKVISESDSNDASTATEPENSNQPDSNISDKCYPCSICGKVFDRPSKLERHKPVHTRKPKTLYQCQHCDKSFTQQEKLMRHQNCHNRTNKHPCPDCGKVFNRPSKLERHKHTHSKKPKVPHQCSYCMKTFSKLNKLVRHKRMHTGEKPFTCSVCGKGFSESGHCKAHEKTHEEQPEKPHCCADCGMCFFKASELRRHFRSHTGEKPFRCTLCESCFSRSEGLKRHMRSHTGERPYKCIICAKGFYSRQDLNIHGLTHSGEKPHLCPVCGKGFSQLGNMKEHEQNVHIKSEKYICNECGATFTRYKSLTKHQRTHTGERPYLCLTCGRRFSWSHSLSRHRRTHTHRQMSMDTSKDILSFEGPSENPSS, from the exons ATGGTGTCAGCACTGTCTACGGTCCAAATTGAG GCTGCAGTCATGGGCCCAGACACTGCAGCTGTCCCTAAAACAGAATCTTCAGAGGAAA GTCCCCGAGAAGTTGTTGAGAAGGTAATCTCAGAATCAGATTCCAATGATGCTTCAACTGCCACTGAGCCCGAGAACTCCAACCAGCCAGATAGTAACATATCAGACAAGTGTTACCCTTGCTCCATTTGTGGCAAGGTATTTGACAGACCCTCAAAGCTAGAGCGGCATAAACCTGTACACACAAGGAAGCCTAAAACTCTCTATCAGTGTCAGCATTGTGACAAGAGTTTCACACAACAAGAGAAGCTGATGCGACACCAGAATTGCCACAATAGGACGAACAAGCACCCCTGTCCTGACTGTGGGAAAGTGTTCAACAGGCCTTCAAAGTTAGAGAGACACAAGCACACCCACTCAAAGAAACCAAAGGTGCCTCATCAGTGTTCATACTGCATGAAGACATTCAGTAAACTTAACAAACTTGTCCGGCACAAGCGAATGCACACCGGGGAAAAGCCTTTCACCTGCTCGGTCTGTGGAAAAGGATTCTCTGAGTCCGGTCACTGCAAAGCACACGAAAAGACgcatgaagagcagccagaaaAACCTCACTGCTGCGCGGACTGTGGGATGTGTTTCTTCAAGGCGTCGGAACTCCGTCGGCACTTCCGCTCCCACACGGGAGAGAAACCTTTCAGATGCACCCTGTGTGAGAGCTGCTTCTCCCGCTCAGAAGGGCTTAAAAGACACATGAGGAGCCACACAGGGGAAAGACCATACAAATGCATTATCTGCGCAAAAGGGTTTTATTCTCGTCAGGATTTGAATATTCATGGTTTGACCCACTCAGGAGAGAAACCACATCTTTGCCCTGTGTGTGGTAAAGGCTTCTCACAGCTGGGCAACATGAAAGAACACGAGCAAAATGTTCATATTAAGTCAGAGAAATATATTTGCAACGAGTGCGGGGCAACCTTCACGCGGTACAAGTCGCTGACAAAACAtcagaggacacacacaggaGAAAGACCCTATCTGTGCCTCACCTGTGGTCGCAGGTTTTCATGGAGTCATTCTCTTAGCAGACAccggaggacacacacacacagacagatgtctATGGACACATCCAAAGACATATTAAGTTTTGAAGGACCCTCTGAGAATCCTAgcagttga
- the LOC116705030 gene encoding zinc finger protein OZF isoform X2, which translates to MGPDTAAVPKTESSEESPREVVEKVISESDSNDASTATEPENSNQPDSNISDKCYPCSICGKVFDRPSKLERHKPVHTRKPKTLYQCQHCDKSFTQQEKLMRHQNCHNRTNKHPCPDCGKVFNRPSKLERHKHTHSKKPKVPHQCSYCMKTFSKLNKLVRHKRMHTGEKPFTCSVCGKGFSESGHCKAHEKTHEEQPEKPHCCADCGMCFFKASELRRHFRSHTGEKPFRCTLCESCFSRSEGLKRHMRSHTGERPYKCIICAKGFYSRQDLNIHGLTHSGEKPHLCPVCGKGFSQLGNMKEHEQNVHIKSEKYICNECGATFTRYKSLTKHQRTHTGERPYLCLTCGRRFSWSHSLSRHRRTHTHRQMSMDTSKDILSFEGPSENPSS; encoded by the exons ATGGGCCCAGACACTGCAGCTGTCCCTAAAACAGAATCTTCAGAGGAAA GTCCCCGAGAAGTTGTTGAGAAGGTAATCTCAGAATCAGATTCCAATGATGCTTCAACTGCCACTGAGCCCGAGAACTCCAACCAGCCAGATAGTAACATATCAGACAAGTGTTACCCTTGCTCCATTTGTGGCAAGGTATTTGACAGACCCTCAAAGCTAGAGCGGCATAAACCTGTACACACAAGGAAGCCTAAAACTCTCTATCAGTGTCAGCATTGTGACAAGAGTTTCACACAACAAGAGAAGCTGATGCGACACCAGAATTGCCACAATAGGACGAACAAGCACCCCTGTCCTGACTGTGGGAAAGTGTTCAACAGGCCTTCAAAGTTAGAGAGACACAAGCACACCCACTCAAAGAAACCAAAGGTGCCTCATCAGTGTTCATACTGCATGAAGACATTCAGTAAACTTAACAAACTTGTCCGGCACAAGCGAATGCACACCGGGGAAAAGCCTTTCACCTGCTCGGTCTGTGGAAAAGGATTCTCTGAGTCCGGTCACTGCAAAGCACACGAAAAGACgcatgaagagcagccagaaaAACCTCACTGCTGCGCGGACTGTGGGATGTGTTTCTTCAAGGCGTCGGAACTCCGTCGGCACTTCCGCTCCCACACGGGAGAGAAACCTTTCAGATGCACCCTGTGTGAGAGCTGCTTCTCCCGCTCAGAAGGGCTTAAAAGACACATGAGGAGCCACACAGGGGAAAGACCATACAAATGCATTATCTGCGCAAAAGGGTTTTATTCTCGTCAGGATTTGAATATTCATGGTTTGACCCACTCAGGAGAGAAACCACATCTTTGCCCTGTGTGTGGTAAAGGCTTCTCACAGCTGGGCAACATGAAAGAACACGAGCAAAATGTTCATATTAAGTCAGAGAAATATATTTGCAACGAGTGCGGGGCAACCTTCACGCGGTACAAGTCGCTGACAAAACAtcagaggacacacacaggaGAAAGACCCTATCTGTGCCTCACCTGTGGTCGCAGGTTTTCATGGAGTCATTCTCTTAGCAGACAccggaggacacacacacacagacagatgtctATGGACACATCCAAAGACATATTAAGTTTTGAAGGACCCTCTGAGAATCCTAgcagttga